AACACCTTCTGCTGCCCTTCTCCAGCTTCTCCAGCCACCCCGACCTCAGTGCTTCCAGATTCATTTTATAGTAGTTATACGAAAACTGGAGAGAAAGCGAATACGCATTACAACCCACCAACTCTCTGGTCTCTCAGAGTTCGAGCAGTTGGAAAACTGAATCCTATTGATGTAAAGCGCCTCGCACTTAATACATTATCAAGTGTAGGAGGCCACGATTCCAATGCTTTGAGTTTAAACAAAAAGGTTGAGGAACCAATGAcaggaatagaaaaaagaagtaattttGAAGTGACAACTACCATTGTTGAAACAAGAGATAGCAGTACTAAAAAAGGCACACCAGAGGTTCCGAGGTCTGACTTAAATGGTACTAGAAAAAGGGAAATAGTGAGAAGAATTGATGTTATCAACGGCAGTCCAGCTACAACTCCAGAGACAACCCATATGACCTCGGTGACAAGCCCAAATGAAGAAATCCTAGCGCCAACACCACCTTCACCACTCATGCTGCCGCCAAACACGGATGTATCAGCAGGAACACCAATAATACCAATATCACCATCGCCGCCGCACCCCATGCTACAGGAAAACCTGATACCGGCACCTCCACAACCAATTAAACAATCACCACTCCGGCTTCCTTCAAATGCAGCACCAACCAGATTGCCTCCGCCTTCTCCACCACCGCCACCAGTACCCATGCTGCCTTCCAAGGGTGCAGCACAGCCACCTCCTCCACCCATGCTGCCTTCCAAAGGTGCAGCAGTACTCCCACCTCCTCCGCCCATGCTGTCTTCCAAAGGTGCAGCACCCCCACCACCAGCGCCCATGATGCCTCTGAAAGGATCGGGGTCATCAGTACCGCACATGCCACTTGCAAATGGGgctcctcctccacctcctccacTTGGCGCAGCAAAATCCTTACGCCCCAAAAAAGCAGCTACTAAATTGAAGAGGTCATCCCAAATGGGTAATCTGTATCGGGTTCTTAAGGGAAAGGTGGAAGGGTCTAACCTTGAAAGTAAATCATCTAATGGGAGAAAGGGTACGGTTGCTGGTAGTGCAGGTGGAAAACAAGGAATGGCTGATGCTCTTGCAGAGATGACAAGAAGGTAGCTTTAACATATAAAGGCAAGGACGTAGTATATAAAGGCAAACCATACAGCACAACTTATTCCCCTTTTTGTGTCTCAGATCAGCATACTTCCAACAAATCGAAGGCGATGTTCAAAAGTATGCAAAACCAATCACGGAGCTGAAGTCTGCCATTCATACTTTCAAAACCAATGACATGGCCGAGCTTATCAAGTTCCACAAAAACGTGGAATCCATTCTTGAACATTTAACTGATGAATCGCAGGTCACTATGATATGAACTTCTTCAATATAAAATCCACTACTATTTATACTCCACAGTCATCACTGCATATTCTGCTACTTATTTTCATGACATGCAATACTATAAGCTACAGGTGCTAGCAAGGTTCGAAGGCTTCCCGGTAAAGAAGTTGGAAGCACTAAGGACAGCAGCAGCATTATACTCAAAGTTAGAGGCCACAATCACTGAACTACATAATTGGAAGATAGTGGCACCCTTGAGCCACCTGCTTGACAAAGTTGAACGTTACTTCACTAAGGTAATTTGGGATCTGTAAGGCTTTCTTCTTCATCCATATATGCATATTCATAACTAACAAAAAATACTAACATACAGATCAAAGGAGAAGTGGATGCACTGGAACGAGCCAAAGATGAAGAGTCCAAGAAATTTAAGAGTCATAATATAGATTTTGACTTCAGTATCCTCGTAAGAATCAAAGAAGCAGTGGTGGATGTTTCCTCAGCCTGCATGGAGTTGGCTCTAAAGGTAGTTCAATCAAAATTATGTTGCGAAAGTACGAACGTAATTGAGATTATAACCAAATGGGTGACCaagtcatgatatatatatatatatatatatatatatatgagatatttaCTAGGTTGAAgtacttgaaatatttatagataaatatttaagGAAGCTTGAATTGTGATTAATTTTGACTAATTCTTTTAGAATATGGTGAAGGCATGAGTACGTCGTGCAATTTTCATAATCTTGACATGAATGCTAACTTGAAACAACATATAAATCATATACAACTATTAGGGCTTGACTATATATCTTGTGTGGACATTTTTACAATCTCATAGGAGAGGAGGGAAGCAAAGGCAACAGAGAAGAAAGAACCTGGATCAAAAAGTGACACACGAATGAAGGGATATACCAAAATGCTTTGGAGAGCTTTCCAATTTGCATTTCGGGTCTATACATTTGCTGGTGGACACGATGATCGTGCTGACAAGCTGACAAGAGAATTGGCTCATGAAATAGAGAATGATCCCCACCACCACTAGTGACTTGATCGATCTCTCTATTTTCAGTCCTACAAAAGGCACCAAACCACACAATGCTAGCACACCTTATACTCTCTAAATTATGAGATTTTTGTGGCCAATATTCATGCCAAATCATATATTTGCTAGACATGATGTATATAGATTTCGCAAGGTTTAATTGCTCGATCGAGTTGCATCCAATGATCGGTTTTTGTAAGTTTATCTTAATAAGTCGGGACTTAGTACGGCTTCGAAGTTTTAAGTACTCTTTAATTCTTCACTACTCCtgtttgtaatatttatgtGGGAGTACTTTTGTTTTGCGTGTGAATGATTCTGTAACTTGTTTAAACACATTGCGTCCTCATGCAGGATATATTTACATGATCATGGTGCTTACATGCTTCTTCACACACATCTCCACTCATGTGATCAATCTCACTTACAGTCACTCAAACGATGCTATGTCTCTAgctactcttttcttttctcatttgaaatttcagGCATGAATATATCAAGTCGCagatagaaaaaataaacaccCGATTCTCCAGAATTTGATCCATCTGGTTCGAATATGATCGTCTCTCGCTCCAATCGTATAAACAAGATAGAAGCTGTCATGAATGATAGTAGCATTAATTGCTTTAATTATTTAAAGCCAGCGAATTGAAATTATGGCATTTTAATTCTTCATGTGCGTCGTTCTCTACTTTAGTAAGCGGAGCCATTAAATAGTCAATTAAACTATCCAAATTAAgagaataaataatagtttatttataaatctgGTTACTAATAcgttaaatatattattgagaAGTCAcaataatcttataaaaattatttatttaataatttttatttatttaataattttttataatatataaatagcttttgaatataaaaaagctAAATACAATCGTCCTATACAATCATGGTGCAATCATGGCCCACCTCTTCCTGTATATGCCCCCTCCTcccttcttcttcaacctctttctctccctcttcatcTCGTCAACGAGAACTCTAAGCTCGACTATctcatttctctttgatttttttttaaattgataatcTATCAAATGTTGATTAAACATTGTCATACATATTTTGTAGTTCATGATTAGAAGATAAAATCACATAATCTTTGAACCTATAGCAGCTTGAAGACATCTAATCTTACGTTCGCCCATTCATGTCGCCCTCACAggtaaaaggaaagaaaaatatatactatatttcaGAAAGACTACCAATAGATTGTGAGCCAAACTTAAATGCTTTTGTTAACCATGAGAAAGGTCTTTAGGAGTGCAACCACACAAGATCATGCAACTGCTCTTCTCCAGCACCAAACATCTCATCTACCTTTTCACCATCTCAGTAAAAATGAAATGTAGGTGTATAAAAAATTTGCTGTGTTGTTTGTGGGCATTCATCTATATCTGCATATATGAAAGAAAGCTTTGGGAAACTGTTACTCAGCTGGCAGAATGTTGGGAGGATCTGACTACAAACACGACACCAAGATGCACTACAGTTGATAATTGCTGGGGTTTTGGCAGATTTGATTTCTTCaagaatgttcatgaggttTTGATGGTTGGAAGCAGTTCACTTCTCATTGATTTATGTAgtgtttctataaaaaaatgtgatcaaTAATCATGAAAATTTTCACTTGTCAAGGGTGCAAAGGAATCCCACAAATCCGTTGAGGATCGTCATCAACAGTGCCACTAGCCTTCCTGTGCAAAGGTCGAGGTATTTGTAAACTGAAACTTAGGAGAAAGTTGCGAAGTGGGTTTGGGAGAATTGAAATTGGATTTGCAAACCGAGGGAGATCTATAGATTACGTAAATAAGCGAATTAGAACTGGAAAAAAGTGTTTGTGAACCAAACTGGGAGAAAGCTTGGATTTGGGAGAACTAGAATCGAGTTTTTTTTGCCGGAACTGCATCCGATCgtgcttcttcttcaaccttcttgttttttttttaatttctcattaaCACTGACGTGACACTTGTGTCAGATGATTGCACGCCTACTCCCATTCACGACTATACGTAACAGAGCTGTTTGAATATCACAGGTCAATAAAAATTCTACTCTCATATCAtaactaattattaaatttatattccaaCAACTCCGACGAAATTATTACACCCTCGCCCTCCAGAAGAAAAGACCCGCTAGCTACCAAATCAATGCAATATGGAGAAAATTATAAAGGAATAGAGTATTGCTACatccataaatataaattacataaaaataatttttcaaattgacatgatttcacatgatttattagatttattttataataaaattaattttataatctgacgaaccatATTaaactacgtcaatttataagattattttgcATAATCCATTTATGACACTAGAGCATTTTCTAATACACTAATACTTAGTGAACCAAtctatgttaaaaaaaaatttacaatacaTTAGCCATTATTCATCCCTACACTctatacttttcttttttttttcatagagtgtgggGTAATGCATaataactgatgagaa
This genomic interval from Juglans regia cultivar Chandler chromosome 3, Walnut 2.0, whole genome shotgun sequence contains the following:
- the LOC109022298 gene encoding uncharacterized protein At4g04980 isoform X1, encoding MATGSCCGLVPTMLSRPKAYAYGFEEMKGQYGIPKKLSKSHKEVQGISIGSTFGNASNLILAMELRNKILSFRDILDLPPCDGSASINELLICTMEDLQKLYPEIISSNRLSEIKGTSMDQSLTCFLGALKSIGDSWMMRHDWVDKFKYDFPSYKETTNQEQLVKIVLETLDLMNKMAREKFDFMDEDDHKKDDCPHETDTFQKTFMESYSDSNTFCCPSPASPATPTSVLPDSFYSSYTKTGEKANTHYNPPTLWSLRVRAVGKLNPIDVKRLALNTLSSVGGHDSNALSLNKKVEEPMTGIEKRSNFEVTTTIVETRDSSTKKGTPEVPRSDLNGTRKREIVRRIDVINGSPATTPETTHMTSVTSPNEEILAPTPPSPLMLPPNTDVSAGTPIIPISPSPPHPMLQENLIPAPPQPIKQSPLRLPSNAAPTRLPPPSPPPPPVPMLPSKGAAQPPPPPMLPSKGAAVLPPPPPMLSSKGAAPPPPAPMMPLKGSGSSVPHMPLANGAPPPPPPLGAAKSLRPKKAATKLKRSSQMGNLYRVLKGKVEGSNLESKSSNGRKGTVAGSAGGKQGMADALAEMTRRSAYFQQIEGDVQKYAKPITELKSAIHTFKTNDMAELIKFHKNVESILEHLTDESQVLARFEGFPVKKLEALRTAAALYSKLEATITELHNWKIVAPLSHLLDKVERYFTKIKGEVDALERAKDEESKKFKSHNIDFDFSILVRIKEAVVDVSSACMELALKERREAKATEKKEPGSKSDTRMKGYTKMLWRAFQFAFRVYTFAGGHDDRADKLTRELAHEIENDPHHH
- the LOC109022298 gene encoding uncharacterized protein At4g04980 isoform X2 — its product is MARLPLMKYHSYFSFCNLPQLLICTMEDLQKLYPEIISSNRLSEIKGTSMDQSLTCFLGALKSIGDSWMMRHDWVDKFKYDFPSYKETTNQEQLVKIVLETLDLMNKMAREKFDFMDEDDHKKDDCPHETDTFQKTFMESYSDSNTFCCPSPASPATPTSVLPDSFYSSYTKTGEKANTHYNPPTLWSLRVRAVGKLNPIDVKRLALNTLSSVGGHDSNALSLNKKVEEPMTGIEKRSNFEVTTTIVETRDSSTKKGTPEVPRSDLNGTRKREIVRRIDVINGSPATTPETTHMTSVTSPNEEILAPTPPSPLMLPPNTDVSAGTPIIPISPSPPHPMLQENLIPAPPQPIKQSPLRLPSNAAPTRLPPPSPPPPPVPMLPSKGAAQPPPPPMLPSKGAAVLPPPPPMLSSKGAAPPPPAPMMPLKGSGSSVPHMPLANGAPPPPPPLGAAKSLRPKKAATKLKRSSQMGNLYRVLKGKVEGSNLESKSSNGRKGTVAGSAGGKQGMADALAEMTRRSAYFQQIEGDVQKYAKPITELKSAIHTFKTNDMAELIKFHKNVESILEHLTDESQVLARFEGFPVKKLEALRTAAALYSKLEATITELHNWKIVAPLSHLLDKVERYFTKIKGEVDALERAKDEESKKFKSHNIDFDFSILVRIKEAVVDVSSACMELALKERREAKATEKKEPGSKSDTRMKGYTKMLWRAFQFAFRVYTFAGGHDDRADKLTRELAHEIENDPHHH